The window ATTTTCTTTTAAAAAATAAGCAAGCATATGACCAATTAGTTGTAAGGCAAAATCTTTAAAAGCATTAGTAGGACCATGAAACAACTCTAAGATATAGTGTTTTTTAGAGAGTTGTTTTAACGGAGCAACCGCAGCGTGTGTAAATACTGAGTCCTGATATGATTTTTCAATTATTTCTTTTAATTTTTCAGCTGGAATCTCTTTACCTATAAAAGGTAAGAAAATCTCATAGCATAATTCTTGATAATTTAAATTTTTCAAAGAAGATATTTTTGAGCTGGAAAATACTGGATATTCTTCTGGAACATAAAGTCCTCCATCAGATGCAAGCCCTGTAAGAAAAGTTTCTTTAAAATTCAAAATGGGTGCATTACCCCTAGTGCTTATATATTTCATGCGCTTTTTTATTTTATATATGAAATATTTAGGCTAAAAGTAAAGTAAATTAAAAGTTAGTTTTCCAATTAAGTGAGGCTTGATTAAAATCAACATTCCTGGTTACGCGTAATTTGATTCTTAAGTTTTGTTCTGATTTGTATTTTGATATAAACATGCCAATAATTTCATATATTTCTTCATTTTGTTGGTAAATATTATCGGTAGTAAAATATTTATAGTTTGCATTGCTACTTTTACTTTTGATAAAATCAAAATTTTGTTTTGGAAATACTAAGTTAATTGCTTTTTTAGATAATTTGATATTATCACTCTGATTTTTTGCTTGCTCATTGGCCGCAATATCTAGAGTTGATATACTAATTAGTAATATTGTAATAATAAAATTCTTATACATATCATTTATCTCCAAGCTCTATGCTATAACTATATTATAACATATTTTTGCCTTTTTTTCAAGAAAACTAAGTTTTATAATAAGTTTTATTATGTAATTAAGTTTGTTCTTAGTTGTTATCTTTTGGTTAAAAAAGGTAAAAATAATTGACAGAACCATATTATTAACTTAATATCCCATTAATAACCATGCAAACCCATAAAATTCTGATTATGTTGTTTTTATCTACTTTTACTAACAAAATTGACAAAAAGGGCAGGGTTTCAGTGCCGGCAAATTTTAGAAATGTAATCAGAAAGCAAGATTTTCAGGGCGTTATTATTTATGCTTCATTTGTTAATGACTGCATTGAGGCGTGTGGTATGGAGAGAATTTCTGAACTTAGTGCTAATATAGATAATTTAGATCCTTACTCAGAGGAAAGAGATGCTTTTGCCACAGCTATATTAGGTGGTAGTTATCAATTGTCTTTTGATTCTGATGGAAGAGTTCTTTTGCCTGAGAATCTTATTTCTAAAGCAAGACTAGATAATAAAGCGGTTT of the Alphaproteobacteria bacterium genome contains:
- a CDS encoding cell division/cell wall cluster transcriptional repressor MraZ codes for the protein MMLFLSTFTNKIDKKGRVSVPANFRNVIRKQDFQGVIIYASFVNDCIEACGMERISELSANIDNLDPYSEERDAFATAILGGSYQLSFDSDGRVLLPENLISKARLDNKAVFIGKGKTFEIWNPEIFSTYMQKAQDTAFANRKLLKFNKNDK